A genomic region of Tamandua tetradactyla isolate mTamTet1 chromosome 2, mTamTet1.pri, whole genome shotgun sequence contains the following coding sequences:
- the LOC143655957 gene encoding olfactory receptor 1f45-like produces the protein MNPGNHTSVSEFLLLGLSEQQEQQLTLLVLFLGIYLVTVVGNILIILAIGLDPCLHTPMYFFLANFAFTDVCLSTTTVPKMLVNIQSHSHTISYAGCLTQLYFFLWFTGLDVFLLAVMAYDRLVAICHPLRYTLVMSFRSCILLVAMSLVLTHSYSLTHTILLAQLSFCTDNIIPHFFCELLSLLKLSCSNSRANQCVLVYWGGALTLLSSLLIIISYIRIVATIVRVPSTSGKWKAFSTCGSHLSAVCLFYVSAIGVYFFPSVDSGGRDRIAAVMYAVVTPMLNPFIYSLRNKDMKCAFRRLLSRRALQSP, from the coding sequence ATGAACCCGGGAAATCACACCAGTGTCTCTGAATTCCTCCTCCTGGGCCTCTCTGAGCAGCAGGAACAGCAGCTGACCCTTCTTGTCCTCTTCCTGGGTATATATCTGGTCACCGTGGTGGGAAACATTCTGATCATTCTTGCCATTGGCTTGGATCCATGCCTTCAcactcccatgtacttcttcctggcCAACTTCGCCTTCACTGACGTGTGTTTATCAACAACCACAGTTCCTaagatgctggtgaacatccAGTCTCACAGTCACACCATCTCCTATGCTGGATGCCTGACCCAGCTCTACTTCTTCCTGTGGTTCACTGGTCTAGATGTTTTCCTCCTGGCGGTGATGGCCTATGACAGGCTCGTGGCTATCTGCCACCCCCTTCGCTACACCTTGGTGATGAGCTTCAGAAGCTGCATCCTGCTGGTGGCCATGTCCTTAGTCCTTACTCATTCATACTCTCTAACCCACACCATTCTCCTGGCTCAGCTATCCTTCTGCACTGACAACATCATCCCCCACTTCTTCTGTGAACTTCTTTCCCTACTGAAACTGTCTTGTTCCAATTCTCGTGCCAACCAATGTGTGCTGGTGTACTGGGGAGGGGCTTTAACTCTCTTGAGCTCCCTGCTGATCATCATCTCTTACATCCGCATTGTGGCCACCATTGTGAGAGTTCCATCAACGAGTGGGAAGTGGaaggccttctccacctgtggcTCCCACCTCTCTGCAGTTTGCTTGTTTTACGTCTCTGCTATTGGAGTGTATTTCTTTCCCTCCGTGGATTCTGGTGGTAGAGACAGGATTGCAGCAGTGATGTATGCTGTGGTGACCCCCATGCTGAACCCATTCATCTATAGCCTGAGAAACAAAGACATGAAGTGTGCGTTTAGGAGACTCCTTAGCAGGAGGGCATTGCAATCTCCATGA